The DNA region ATCGACATCGCCGCGTCCATCCTGAACACCCCCGATCTGCTCTTCCTCGACGAGCCGACGACGGGCCTGGACCCGCGCAGCCGCAACCAGGTCTGGGACATCGTCCGCGCGGTCGTAGGACACGGCACCACCGTGCTCCTGACCACGCAGTATCTGGACGAGGCCGACCAGCTCGCCGCCCGCGTCGCCGTCATCGACAAGGGCAAGGTCATCGCCGAGGGCACCAAGGGCGAGCTGAAGGCGTCCGTCGGCGCGGGCTCCGTGCACGTCCGGCTGCGCCACGCCGAGCAGCGCCCGCAGGCCGAGGAGGTCCTGCGCGTCGCGCTCGGCGCCCAGATCCAGCTCGAACCCGACCCGGTCGCGCTCACCGCCCGCGTCGGCGGCGGCTCGGCGAACGGCCGGGGCGCGGCCGAGCAGGCCTCCCGCGCCCTCGCCGAACTGGCCCGCACCGGCATCACCGTCGACAACTTCTCCCTGGGCCAGCCCAGCCTCGACGAGGTGTTCCTCGCCCTGACCGGCCACCCCGGCGCACCCGAGCCCACCAGCGGCCAGGACACGCCGCAGGACCTGAAGGAAGCCGAGGTCTCCCGATGAGCACCGCGACCACCACCGAGGCCCAGGACCTCGCCCCCGTCCGCACGGAGTCCCTCGCCGAACTGCTCATCGCCAAGGAGCGCCCGCAGCGGCCCAGCGCCCTCGCCACGTCCCTGACCTTCGGCTGGCGGGCCGTACTCAAGATCAAACACGTGCCGGAGCAGCTGTTCGACGTCACGGCGTTCCCGATCATGATGGTGCTGATGTACACGTACCTCTTCGGCGGCGCCCTCGCCGGATCCCCGCGCGAGTACATCCAGTACCTGCTCCCCGGCATCCTGGTGATGTCCGTCGTCATGATCACGATGTACACGGGCGTCTCGGTCAACACCGACATCGAGAAGGGCGTCTTCGACCGCTTCCGCTCGCTGCCGATCTGGCGGCCCTCGACGCTGGTCGGCTACCTCCTCGGCGACGCCCTGCGGTACGCGATGGCGTCCGCCGTGATGCTCACCGTCGGCATCATCATGGGCTTCCGCCCGGACAGCGCGCTCGGCGTGCTCGGCGGCGTACTCCTGCTGCTCGTCTTCTCGTTCGCCTTCTCCTGGGTGTGGACGATGTTCGGGCTGCTCCTTCGCACCGAGAAGTCCGTGATGGGCGTCAGCATGATGGTGCTGTTCCCGCTGACGTTCCTCAGCGACATCTTCGTGAAGCCCGAGACCATGCCGGGCTGGCTCCAGGCCTTCGTCAACAACAACCCCGTCACGCACGTCGCCTCCTCCGTCCGCGGCCTGATGGCGGGTGACTGGCCGGGCGCCGACATCGCGTGGAGCCTCGGCTGGGCGGGGCTGCTGGTGGCCGTGTTCGGGCCGGTGACGATGCGGCTGTACAACCGCAAGTAGCCGTACGGGGCGGGGAGGCGGACCCGCCTCCCCGCCTCCCCGCCTCCTTCACCCCTCGGCGGCTCGCCGACGCCGTCCCACAAAGGCGGGCAATCCTGCCCCCATATGCAGTGACCCCGGTCGCACCGCACGCGGCCGGGGTCTTGCCTTGAGGACGTGCTCCGACGTCCTCGCGCCGCCCTGTCCGCCGTGCTGCTGGTCCTCGCCTGCCTGCTCGTCCCGGTCGGCACGGTCTCGACGTGGGCGAAGTACGAGATCGAGGACGCCGAC from Streptomyces flavofungini includes:
- a CDS encoding ATP-binding cassette domain-containing protein; its protein translation is MSSKQPHRGPGPGGLAIETAGLVKTFGDNRAVDGVDLAVPAGTVYGLLGPNGAGKTTTVRMLATLLRPDGGEAHVFGHDVVREADTVRGLVSLTGQYASVDEDLTGTENLVLLARLTGHGKKAAYSRAEQLLDAFGLGDAASRQVKNYSGGMRRRIDIAASILNTPDLLFLDEPTTGLDPRSRNQVWDIVRAVVGHGTTVLLTTQYLDEADQLAARVAVIDKGKVIAEGTKGELKASVGAGSVHVRLRHAEQRPQAEEVLRVALGAQIQLEPDPVALTARVGGGSANGRGAAEQASRALAELARTGITVDNFSLGQPSLDEVFLALTGHPGAPEPTSGQDTPQDLKEAEVSR
- a CDS encoding ABC transporter permease, which translates into the protein MSTATTTEAQDLAPVRTESLAELLIAKERPQRPSALATSLTFGWRAVLKIKHVPEQLFDVTAFPIMMVLMYTYLFGGALAGSPREYIQYLLPGILVMSVVMITMYTGVSVNTDIEKGVFDRFRSLPIWRPSTLVGYLLGDALRYAMASAVMLTVGIIMGFRPDSALGVLGGVLLLLVFSFAFSWVWTMFGLLLRTEKSVMGVSMMVLFPLTFLSDIFVKPETMPGWLQAFVNNNPVTHVASSVRGLMAGDWPGADIAWSLGWAGLLVAVFGPVTMRLYNRK